The Molothrus aeneus isolate 106 chromosome 15, BPBGC_Maene_1.0, whole genome shotgun sequence genome includes a region encoding these proteins:
- the RBM27 gene encoding RNA-binding protein 27 isoform X1 — MIIESVDALKSWLAKLLEPICDADPSALANYVVALVKKDKPEKELKAFCADQLDVFLQKETSGFVDKLFESLYTKSYLPSAEPTKAEAKPAGQEKEEVKEELCVKQNFQESVEEERESRKKKYSSPQRSRADSSEQRTREKKRDDGKWRDYDRYYDRSDLYREKSGWRRGRSKSRSKSRGLSRSRSRSRGRSKDRDGSRSEHRERERSKYKSEKNDVESSYNPVSASPSKSSEQYSSAQAIPSAVTVVAPAHHLEGTTESWSNYFNNHSNPSSFGRNPPPKRRCQDYDERGYCVLGDLCQFDHGNDPLVVDEVSLPSMIPFPPPPPGLPPPPGLLLPPLPGPVRGLRLPVPQPHPQPPPPVVLPVPRPPLTQSSLINSRDQPGTSAVPSLAPVGARLPPPLPQNLLYTVSEHTYEPDGYNPEAPSITSAGRTQYRQFFTRAQMQRPNLIGLTSGEMDTNPRAANIIIQTEPPIPITNNSSNVTRVVLEPDSRKRSPSSMECPPLKKPWLGKQVNNSQNKPGFLKKNQYTNTKLEVRKIPPELNNITQLNEHFSKFGTIVNIQVAFQNDPEAALIQYLTNDEARKAISSTEAVLSNRFIRVLWHRESEQQPPALQQQQPPPAPQALQHLQQQQQALAAPPAVTVHSSLAKVMNKPLASGAYVLNKVPVKRRLGAAGGSQPELSQPGAGVEESQIFPTSTSHSKMVYSSPNLKTTLKSGAGSKPHDVQEALKKKQEAMKLQQDMRKKKQEMLEKQIECQKMLISKLEKNKAMKPEERAEIMKTLKELTGKISQLKDELKTSSTTSTPSKLKSKTEAQKELLDAELDFHKRLSSGEDTTELRKKLNQLQVEAARLGILPAGRGKAVAAPGRGRGRGRGGRGRGMLNHMVVDHRPKALTVGGFVEEEKDELLQHFSKFGDIEDLQEEDSPLSVVVTFKSRSEAENAANQGSRFKDRRLQISWHKPKVPSVSTEVEEEEPKEEETETSDLFLHEDDDDDDEDEDESRSWRR; from the exons ATGATCATCGAGAGTGTAGACGCGCTCAAGTCCTGGCTCGCCAAGCTGCTGGAGCCCAT ATGTGATGCTGACCCCTCAGCCTTGGCCAACTATGTCGTGGCGTTAGTCAAGAAAGACAAGCCTGAGAAGGAGCTGAAAGCTTTCTGTGCTGACCAGCTGGACGTGTTCTTGCAGAAAG AAACTTCAGGGTTTGTAGATAAACTCTTTGAAAGTTTGTACACCAAAAGTTATCTTCCTTCTGCTGAGCCCACAAAGGCAGAGGCAAAGCCTGCAGgacaagagaaagaagaagTCAAGGAGGAG TTGTGTgttaaacagaattttcaagAGTCTGTTGAAGAAGAGCGggagagcaggaagaagaagtATTCCAGTCCCCAGAGGAGTCGTGCAGATTCCAGTGAGCAAAG AACCAGAGAGAAGAAGCGGGATGATGGGAAGTGGAGGGACTATGACAGGTACTATGATAGGAGTGACTTGTACAGGGAGAAGTCTGGCTGGCGCCGGGGCAGGAGTAAAAGCCGCAGCAAAAGCAGAGGGCTGAGTCGGAGCCGCAGCCGCAGCAGGGGCCGCAGCAAGGACCGGGACGGCAGCAGGAGCG agcaccgagagagagagagatcaaAATAcaagagtgaaaaaaatgaTGTTGAAAGCTCATACAATCCGGTGTCTGCATCTCCCAGTAAATCCTCTGAACAGTATTCCTCTGCACAAGCTATCCCCAGTGCTGTAACTGTAGTTGCACCTGCGCACCACCTTGAAGGCACCACAGAGAGCTGGTCAAATTACTTCAACAATCACAGCAATCCCAGTTCATTTGGCAGAAACCCTCCCCCTAAAAGAAGATGTCAAGACTATGATG AGCGAGGCTATTGTGTCCTTGGTGATCTCTGCCAGTTTGATCATGGAAACGATCCTTTGGTGGTAGATGAAGTCTCCTTGCCCAGCATGATCCCgttcccgccgccgccgccggggctgccgccgccgccaggactgctgctgccgccgctgccggggcCGGTGCGCGGGCTGCGCCTGCCGGTGCCGCAGCCGCACCCACAGCCCCCGCCGCCCGTCGTGCTGCCCGTCCCGC GCCCACCTTTAACACAGTCCAGCTTGATCAACAGTCGTGACCAGCCGGGGACAAGCGCAGTGCCCAGTCTTGCACCCGTGGGAGCAaggctgcctcctcctctgcctcagaACCTGCTCTATACAGTGTCAGAAC ATACATATGAGCCAGATGGCTATAACCCTGAAGCTCCTAGTATTACCAGTGCTGGTAGAACTCAGTATCGGCAGTTCTTTACAAGAGCACAAATGCAGCGTCCAAATCTAATTGGCCTAACATCTGGGGAGATGGATACAAACCCTCGAG ctgCCAACATTATCATCCAAACGGAACCTCCCATTCCCATTACAAATAACAGCAGCAATGTCACTAGAGTTGTCCTGGAACCAGACAGCAGGAAGAGATCTCCAAGCAGCATGGAGTGTCCACCGTTGAAGAAACCCTGGTTGGGAAA GCAAGTGAACAACAGCCAGAATAAGCCAGGGTTTTTGAAAAAGAATCAGTACACTAATACAAAATTAGAAGTTCGAAAAATTCCACCAGAACTGAACAATATTACACAACTCAACGAACACTTCAGCAAATTTGGAACTATTGTAAACATTCAG GTGGCTTTCCAGAACGATCCCGAAGCTGCTCTCATTCAGTACTTGACCAACGACGAGGCGAGGAAGGCGATTTCCAGCACGGAGGCAGTGCTGAGCAATCGCTTTATCCGggtgctgtggcacagggagagcGAGCAGCAGCCCCCGgcgctgcagcagcagcagccgccgcccgccccgcaggcgctgcagcacctgcagcagcagcagcaggcgctggccgcgccgcccgccgtCACCGtgcacagcagcctggccaAG GTGATGAACAAGCCCCTGGCGTCTGGTGCCTATGTCCTTAACAAAGTCCCAGTGAAAAGGCGCCTTGGAGCAGCGGGCGGGAGCCAGCCTGAGCTCAGCCAGCCCGGGGCTGGGGTGGAGGAGTCTCAG ATATTTCCTACTTCTACAAGCCACTCAAAAATGGTTTACAGTTCCCCAAACTTGAAGACAACTCTGAAGTCTGGTGCAGGGTCTAAGCCTCATGATGTGCAAGAagcccttaaaaaaaaacag GAGGCAATGAAACTCCAGCAAGATATGAGGAAAAAGAAGCAGGAGAtgttagaaaaacaaatagaaTGCCAGAAG ATGTTAATATCCAAGCTGGAGAAAAACAAGGCCATGAAACCAGAAGAGAGAGCAGAAATTATGAAGACTTTAAAAGAACTAACAGGAAAAATATCTCAGTTAAAGGATGAATTAAAAACTTCATCTACAACCTCCACACCATCCAAATTGAAGTCCAAGACAGAG GCACAGAAGGAACTGTTGGATGCAGAGCTGGACTTCCATAAGAGACTGTCCTCTGGAGAGGACACAACCGAGCTGCGGAAGAAGCTCAATCAGTTACAGGTGGAG GCTGCCCGCTTAGGCATCCTGCCTGCCGGTCGAGGGAAGGCAGTggcagccccgggccggggccggggccggggccgtggGGGCAGAGGCCGGGGCATGCTGAACCACATGGTGGTGGACCATCGGCCCAAGGCTCTCACCGTGGGAGGCTTCGTTGAAGAGGAGAAGGATGAATTGTTACAGCACTTCTCT aaattTGGAGATATCGAAGATCTTCAGGAAGAGGATTCCCCATTAAGTGTTGTTGTAACTTTTAAGTCCCGCTCAGAAGCTGAGAAT GCTGCTAACCAGGGATCCCGCTTCAAGGACCGGCGGCTCCAGATCTCGTGGCACAAACCCAAGGTACCCTCTGTGTCCACAGAAGTCGAGGAAGAGGAGCCCAAGGAAGAG gAGACTGAAAcctcagatttatttttgcacgaagatgatgatgatgatgatgaagatgaggatgaaTCCCGTTCTTGGAGAAGATGA
- the RBM27 gene encoding RNA-binding protein 27 isoform X2, whose translation MIIESVDALKSWLAKLLEPICDADPSALANYVVALVKKDKPEKELKAFCADQLDVFLQKETSGFVDKLFESLYTKSYLPSAEPTKAEAKPAGQEKEEVKEELCVKQNFQESVEEERESRKKKYSSPQRSRADSSEQRTREKKRDDGKWRDYDRYYDRSDLYREKSGWRRGRSKSRSKSRGLSRSRSRSRGRSKDRDGSRSEHRERERSKYKSEKNDVESSYNPVSASPSKSSEQYSSAQAIPSAVTVVAPAHHLEGTTESWSNYFNNHSNPSSFGRNPPPKRRCQDYDERGYCVLGDLCQFDHGNDPLVVDEVSLPSMIPFPPPPPGLPPPPGLLLPPLPGPVRGLRLPVPQPHPQPPPPVVLPVPRPPLTQSSLINSRDQPGTSAVPSLAPVGARLPPPLPQNLLYTVSEPANIIIQTEPPIPITNNSSNVTRVVLEPDSRKRSPSSMECPPLKKPWLGKQVNNSQNKPGFLKKNQYTNTKLEVRKIPPELNNITQLNEHFSKFGTIVNIQVAFQNDPEAALIQYLTNDEARKAISSTEAVLSNRFIRVLWHRESEQQPPALQQQQPPPAPQALQHLQQQQQALAAPPAVTVHSSLAKVMNKPLASGAYVLNKVPVKRRLGAAGGSQPELSQPGAGVEESQIFPTSTSHSKMVYSSPNLKTTLKSGAGSKPHDVQEALKKKQEAMKLQQDMRKKKQEMLEKQIECQKMLISKLEKNKAMKPEERAEIMKTLKELTGKISQLKDELKTSSTTSTPSKLKSKTEAQKELLDAELDFHKRLSSGEDTTELRKKLNQLQVEAARLGILPAGRGKAVAAPGRGRGRGRGGRGRGMLNHMVVDHRPKALTVGGFVEEEKDELLQHFSKFGDIEDLQEEDSPLSVVVTFKSRSEAENAANQGSRFKDRRLQISWHKPKVPSVSTEVEEEEPKEEETETSDLFLHEDDDDDDEDEDESRSWRR comes from the exons ATGATCATCGAGAGTGTAGACGCGCTCAAGTCCTGGCTCGCCAAGCTGCTGGAGCCCAT ATGTGATGCTGACCCCTCAGCCTTGGCCAACTATGTCGTGGCGTTAGTCAAGAAAGACAAGCCTGAGAAGGAGCTGAAAGCTTTCTGTGCTGACCAGCTGGACGTGTTCTTGCAGAAAG AAACTTCAGGGTTTGTAGATAAACTCTTTGAAAGTTTGTACACCAAAAGTTATCTTCCTTCTGCTGAGCCCACAAAGGCAGAGGCAAAGCCTGCAGgacaagagaaagaagaagTCAAGGAGGAG TTGTGTgttaaacagaattttcaagAGTCTGTTGAAGAAGAGCGggagagcaggaagaagaagtATTCCAGTCCCCAGAGGAGTCGTGCAGATTCCAGTGAGCAAAG AACCAGAGAGAAGAAGCGGGATGATGGGAAGTGGAGGGACTATGACAGGTACTATGATAGGAGTGACTTGTACAGGGAGAAGTCTGGCTGGCGCCGGGGCAGGAGTAAAAGCCGCAGCAAAAGCAGAGGGCTGAGTCGGAGCCGCAGCCGCAGCAGGGGCCGCAGCAAGGACCGGGACGGCAGCAGGAGCG agcaccgagagagagagagatcaaAATAcaagagtgaaaaaaatgaTGTTGAAAGCTCATACAATCCGGTGTCTGCATCTCCCAGTAAATCCTCTGAACAGTATTCCTCTGCACAAGCTATCCCCAGTGCTGTAACTGTAGTTGCACCTGCGCACCACCTTGAAGGCACCACAGAGAGCTGGTCAAATTACTTCAACAATCACAGCAATCCCAGTTCATTTGGCAGAAACCCTCCCCCTAAAAGAAGATGTCAAGACTATGATG AGCGAGGCTATTGTGTCCTTGGTGATCTCTGCCAGTTTGATCATGGAAACGATCCTTTGGTGGTAGATGAAGTCTCCTTGCCCAGCATGATCCCgttcccgccgccgccgccggggctgccgccgccgccaggactgctgctgccgccgctgccggggcCGGTGCGCGGGCTGCGCCTGCCGGTGCCGCAGCCGCACCCACAGCCCCCGCCGCCCGTCGTGCTGCCCGTCCCGC GCCCACCTTTAACACAGTCCAGCTTGATCAACAGTCGTGACCAGCCGGGGACAAGCGCAGTGCCCAGTCTTGCACCCGTGGGAGCAaggctgcctcctcctctgcctcagaACCTGCTCTATACAGTGTCAGAAC ctgCCAACATTATCATCCAAACGGAACCTCCCATTCCCATTACAAATAACAGCAGCAATGTCACTAGAGTTGTCCTGGAACCAGACAGCAGGAAGAGATCTCCAAGCAGCATGGAGTGTCCACCGTTGAAGAAACCCTGGTTGGGAAA GCAAGTGAACAACAGCCAGAATAAGCCAGGGTTTTTGAAAAAGAATCAGTACACTAATACAAAATTAGAAGTTCGAAAAATTCCACCAGAACTGAACAATATTACACAACTCAACGAACACTTCAGCAAATTTGGAACTATTGTAAACATTCAG GTGGCTTTCCAGAACGATCCCGAAGCTGCTCTCATTCAGTACTTGACCAACGACGAGGCGAGGAAGGCGATTTCCAGCACGGAGGCAGTGCTGAGCAATCGCTTTATCCGggtgctgtggcacagggagagcGAGCAGCAGCCCCCGgcgctgcagcagcagcagccgccgcccgccccgcaggcgctgcagcacctgcagcagcagcagcaggcgctggccgcgccgcccgccgtCACCGtgcacagcagcctggccaAG GTGATGAACAAGCCCCTGGCGTCTGGTGCCTATGTCCTTAACAAAGTCCCAGTGAAAAGGCGCCTTGGAGCAGCGGGCGGGAGCCAGCCTGAGCTCAGCCAGCCCGGGGCTGGGGTGGAGGAGTCTCAG ATATTTCCTACTTCTACAAGCCACTCAAAAATGGTTTACAGTTCCCCAAACTTGAAGACAACTCTGAAGTCTGGTGCAGGGTCTAAGCCTCATGATGTGCAAGAagcccttaaaaaaaaacag GAGGCAATGAAACTCCAGCAAGATATGAGGAAAAAGAAGCAGGAGAtgttagaaaaacaaatagaaTGCCAGAAG ATGTTAATATCCAAGCTGGAGAAAAACAAGGCCATGAAACCAGAAGAGAGAGCAGAAATTATGAAGACTTTAAAAGAACTAACAGGAAAAATATCTCAGTTAAAGGATGAATTAAAAACTTCATCTACAACCTCCACACCATCCAAATTGAAGTCCAAGACAGAG GCACAGAAGGAACTGTTGGATGCAGAGCTGGACTTCCATAAGAGACTGTCCTCTGGAGAGGACACAACCGAGCTGCGGAAGAAGCTCAATCAGTTACAGGTGGAG GCTGCCCGCTTAGGCATCCTGCCTGCCGGTCGAGGGAAGGCAGTggcagccccgggccggggccggggccggggccgtggGGGCAGAGGCCGGGGCATGCTGAACCACATGGTGGTGGACCATCGGCCCAAGGCTCTCACCGTGGGAGGCTTCGTTGAAGAGGAGAAGGATGAATTGTTACAGCACTTCTCT aaattTGGAGATATCGAAGATCTTCAGGAAGAGGATTCCCCATTAAGTGTTGTTGTAACTTTTAAGTCCCGCTCAGAAGCTGAGAAT GCTGCTAACCAGGGATCCCGCTTCAAGGACCGGCGGCTCCAGATCTCGTGGCACAAACCCAAGGTACCCTCTGTGTCCACAGAAGTCGAGGAAGAGGAGCCCAAGGAAGAG gAGACTGAAAcctcagatttatttttgcacgaagatgatgatgatgatgatgaagatgaggatgaaTCCCGTTCTTGGAGAAGATGA
- the RBM27 gene encoding RNA-binding protein 27 isoform X3 has protein sequence MIIESVDALKSWLAKLLEPICDADPSALANYVVALVKKDKPEKELKAFCADQLDVFLQKETSGFVDKLFESLYTKSYLPSAEPTKAEAKPAGQEKEEVKEELCVKQNFQESVEEERESRKKKYSSPQRSRADSSEQRTREKKRDDGKWRDYDRYYDRSDLYREKSGWRRGRSKSRSKSRGLSRSRSRSRGRSKDRDGSRSGLVQVCRKSKSHRLQHSTHLETALVKGREHRERERSKYKSEKNDVESSYNPVSASPSKSSEQYSSAQAIPSAVTVVAPAHHLEGTTESWSNYFNNHSNPSSFGRNPPPKRRCQDYDERGYCVLGDLCQFDHGNDPLVVDEVSLPSMIPFPPPPPGLPPPPGLLLPPLPGPVRGLRLPVPQPHPQPPPPVVLPVPRPPLTQSSLINSRDQPGTSAVPSLAPVGARLPPPLPQNLLYTVSEHTYEPDGYNPEAPSITSAGRTQYRQFFTRAQMQRPNLIGLTSGEMDTNPRAANIIIQTEPPIPITNNSSNVTRVVLEPDSRKRSPSSMECPPLKKPWLGKQVNNSQNKPGFLKKNQYTNTKLEVRKIPPELNNITQLNEHFSKFGTIVNIQVAFQNDPEAALIQYLTNDEARKAISSTEAVLSNRFIRVLWHRESEQQPPALQQQQPPPAPQALQHLQQQQQALAAPPAVTVHSSLAKVMNKPLASGAYVLNKVPVKRRLGAAGGSQPELSQPGAGVEESQIFPTSTSHSKMVYSSPNLKTTLKSGAGSKPHDVQEALKKKQEAMKLQQDMRKKKQEMLEKQIECQKMLISKLEKNKAMKPEERAEIMKTLKELTGKISQLKDELKTSSTTSTPSKLKSKTEAQKELLDAELDFHKRLSSGEDTTELRKKLNQLQVEAARLGILPAGRGKAVAAPGRGRGRGRGGRGRGMLNHMVVDHRPKALTVGGFVEEEKDELLQHFSKFGDIEDLQEEDSPLSVVVTFKSRSEAENAANQGSRFKDRRLQISWHKPKVPSVSTEVEEEEPKEEETETSDLFLHEDDDDDDEDEDESRSWRR, from the exons ATGATCATCGAGAGTGTAGACGCGCTCAAGTCCTGGCTCGCCAAGCTGCTGGAGCCCAT ATGTGATGCTGACCCCTCAGCCTTGGCCAACTATGTCGTGGCGTTAGTCAAGAAAGACAAGCCTGAGAAGGAGCTGAAAGCTTTCTGTGCTGACCAGCTGGACGTGTTCTTGCAGAAAG AAACTTCAGGGTTTGTAGATAAACTCTTTGAAAGTTTGTACACCAAAAGTTATCTTCCTTCTGCTGAGCCCACAAAGGCAGAGGCAAAGCCTGCAGgacaagagaaagaagaagTCAAGGAGGAG TTGTGTgttaaacagaattttcaagAGTCTGTTGAAGAAGAGCGggagagcaggaagaagaagtATTCCAGTCCCCAGAGGAGTCGTGCAGATTCCAGTGAGCAAAG AACCAGAGAGAAGAAGCGGGATGATGGGAAGTGGAGGGACTATGACAGGTACTATGATAGGAGTGACTTGTACAGGGAGAAGTCTGGCTGGCGCCGGGGCAGGAGTAAAAGCCGCAGCAAAAGCAGAGGGCTGAGTCGGAGCCGCAGCCGCAGCAGGGGCCGCAGCAAGGACCGGGACGGCAGCAGGAGCG GGCTAGTTCAGGTCTGTCGGAAAAGTAAGTCGCACAGATTACAGCATTCTACGCACCTTGAGACCGCGTTAGTTAAGGGCAGAG agcaccgagagagagagagatcaaAATAcaagagtgaaaaaaatgaTGTTGAAAGCTCATACAATCCGGTGTCTGCATCTCCCAGTAAATCCTCTGAACAGTATTCCTCTGCACAAGCTATCCCCAGTGCTGTAACTGTAGTTGCACCTGCGCACCACCTTGAAGGCACCACAGAGAGCTGGTCAAATTACTTCAACAATCACAGCAATCCCAGTTCATTTGGCAGAAACCCTCCCCCTAAAAGAAGATGTCAAGACTATGATG AGCGAGGCTATTGTGTCCTTGGTGATCTCTGCCAGTTTGATCATGGAAACGATCCTTTGGTGGTAGATGAAGTCTCCTTGCCCAGCATGATCCCgttcccgccgccgccgccggggctgccgccgccgccaggactgctgctgccgccgctgccggggcCGGTGCGCGGGCTGCGCCTGCCGGTGCCGCAGCCGCACCCACAGCCCCCGCCGCCCGTCGTGCTGCCCGTCCCGC GCCCACCTTTAACACAGTCCAGCTTGATCAACAGTCGTGACCAGCCGGGGACAAGCGCAGTGCCCAGTCTTGCACCCGTGGGAGCAaggctgcctcctcctctgcctcagaACCTGCTCTATACAGTGTCAGAAC ATACATATGAGCCAGATGGCTATAACCCTGAAGCTCCTAGTATTACCAGTGCTGGTAGAACTCAGTATCGGCAGTTCTTTACAAGAGCACAAATGCAGCGTCCAAATCTAATTGGCCTAACATCTGGGGAGATGGATACAAACCCTCGAG ctgCCAACATTATCATCCAAACGGAACCTCCCATTCCCATTACAAATAACAGCAGCAATGTCACTAGAGTTGTCCTGGAACCAGACAGCAGGAAGAGATCTCCAAGCAGCATGGAGTGTCCACCGTTGAAGAAACCCTGGTTGGGAAA GCAAGTGAACAACAGCCAGAATAAGCCAGGGTTTTTGAAAAAGAATCAGTACACTAATACAAAATTAGAAGTTCGAAAAATTCCACCAGAACTGAACAATATTACACAACTCAACGAACACTTCAGCAAATTTGGAACTATTGTAAACATTCAG GTGGCTTTCCAGAACGATCCCGAAGCTGCTCTCATTCAGTACTTGACCAACGACGAGGCGAGGAAGGCGATTTCCAGCACGGAGGCAGTGCTGAGCAATCGCTTTATCCGggtgctgtggcacagggagagcGAGCAGCAGCCCCCGgcgctgcagcagcagcagccgccgcccgccccgcaggcgctgcagcacctgcagcagcagcagcaggcgctggccgcgccgcccgccgtCACCGtgcacagcagcctggccaAG GTGATGAACAAGCCCCTGGCGTCTGGTGCCTATGTCCTTAACAAAGTCCCAGTGAAAAGGCGCCTTGGAGCAGCGGGCGGGAGCCAGCCTGAGCTCAGCCAGCCCGGGGCTGGGGTGGAGGAGTCTCAG ATATTTCCTACTTCTACAAGCCACTCAAAAATGGTTTACAGTTCCCCAAACTTGAAGACAACTCTGAAGTCTGGTGCAGGGTCTAAGCCTCATGATGTGCAAGAagcccttaaaaaaaaacag GAGGCAATGAAACTCCAGCAAGATATGAGGAAAAAGAAGCAGGAGAtgttagaaaaacaaatagaaTGCCAGAAG ATGTTAATATCCAAGCTGGAGAAAAACAAGGCCATGAAACCAGAAGAGAGAGCAGAAATTATGAAGACTTTAAAAGAACTAACAGGAAAAATATCTCAGTTAAAGGATGAATTAAAAACTTCATCTACAACCTCCACACCATCCAAATTGAAGTCCAAGACAGAG GCACAGAAGGAACTGTTGGATGCAGAGCTGGACTTCCATAAGAGACTGTCCTCTGGAGAGGACACAACCGAGCTGCGGAAGAAGCTCAATCAGTTACAGGTGGAG GCTGCCCGCTTAGGCATCCTGCCTGCCGGTCGAGGGAAGGCAGTggcagccccgggccggggccggggccggggccgtggGGGCAGAGGCCGGGGCATGCTGAACCACATGGTGGTGGACCATCGGCCCAAGGCTCTCACCGTGGGAGGCTTCGTTGAAGAGGAGAAGGATGAATTGTTACAGCACTTCTCT aaattTGGAGATATCGAAGATCTTCAGGAAGAGGATTCCCCATTAAGTGTTGTTGTAACTTTTAAGTCCCGCTCAGAAGCTGAGAAT GCTGCTAACCAGGGATCCCGCTTCAAGGACCGGCGGCTCCAGATCTCGTGGCACAAACCCAAGGTACCCTCTGTGTCCACAGAAGTCGAGGAAGAGGAGCCCAAGGAAGAG gAGACTGAAAcctcagatttatttttgcacgaagatgatgatgatgatgatgaagatgaggatgaaTCCCGTTCTTGGAGAAGATGA